AACTTTCTCTTTGATTCACTTTTTAGGCTATCAGTTCAACTGGAGTTAAGAAAGGTGAGATATTTTTGGCAGATGTAAGCACTCAGCTGAAGAACAACAACATCACAACTGATGTAAAAGTTGACACCAACTCCAATGTAAGTTTAAATGAGTAAACATTTTATAAGGTTTCCAtatgttttgaaaatatagGTTCACTGAATAAGTTTGTATAATAAGATGATCAGAAGTTTTTGGTACGTAAATAGTTTCCTTTGTATTATGTTAGAAAAACTAGCTTGTGTAGCTGCTGATGTGAAGTCTTAAAgttaaatgtttatttttgcTTGAGCTGTAGGTTCACACTACTGTTACTATTGATGAACCGGCTCCAGGGTTGAAGACAATTTTTAGCTTCCGTGTTCCTGACCAGAGATCTGGCAAGGTAGTAATAAATTTACTTCTTAAATTATGTAATGTTACTAGGACAACATCTAGATGATCTTTTGTAGTTTGCTAATAATTGGTTGAGATGGGGATGAATTCTTCATTCCCCATCGGCCATCCTTGCCCGCAAAAAGAACTCCTATCTTCCAAGAAAGTCTTCTTAAGATGAGGCCTGCATGGGGAGCGGCTCTTGTGGATAATTTATTGGAATGTCTTGCAAGCATATTTTTTcctattattatataattttattgaaagaaTTAGTTAAGTTGGTTTATATTTTCAACTATGTTGAACATCTAATAATTTGTGTGTAATTTACTTTCATTTCTGAATGTGCGTACTGCATATTAGATAGACTATAtactaaaatataaactatCATGTAGCATTGATTATTAAACAATTTACACGCCGATGGGCACATGTTGATATTCTTGTATCTGATTTATGATCACTTGTTCAGGTTGAACTTCAATATCAACATGAATATGCTGGAATAAGCACTGGCATTGGTCTGACTGCCAGCCCCATTGTTAACTTCTCTGGTGTTGTTGGAAATGACAAACTCTCACTTGGGACGGATTTGTCATTCGACACTGCTTCAGGAAACATTACTAAATTGAATGCAGGCTTGAGTTACATTCATTCTGACCTTATTGCGGCACTTACCTTGTAAGAAAACAAGCTCTTTCCTTTTACCTCTATTTTTATACCTTTGTTTATTAATTGGaatttgactttcatcaaggggaaaatgaaagaatacactGTCAATATCCACAAAAAGTAGGCAACCTAAAACAAAAGGACTTCCATAAAGAGATTCCCTTCCAACAGTTGTTTTTATCCTCATTCTCAAAATGATATTCTTTCAACAGAATGACAAAAATGGAGCACTTTTACTCGGATAAATCAATTCTTAGTGAGAGATTTATgctctcttcaaaagatgaacTCTTAATTTGGAATCCTTCACTTCAgaacaaagttttttttttaaaaaaaataaaaaataaaaaacaaactacTTTGCATGTTGTATGTCATATGTGCCACAGAAAGAGGCCATAGCAAAAGAAACCAATAGAACTTAAAGCTCTTCTGTCATAATCAAGACCATACATATGATATAAGGCAATTTGTGTTGATTTACAGGAACGACAAAGGTGATGCTCTCACTGCATCCTACTACCACCTGGTTAGCCCATTGAGCAACACGGCTGTTGGTGCAGAGCTGTCACACAGCTTTTCGAGCAATGAGAACACTCTCACTATAGGCACACAGCATGCTCTTGACCCCCTGACTTCAGTAAAGGCTCGGGTGAACAACTATGGTAGGGCAAGCGCTCTAATCCAGCACGAATGGCGCCCAAAATCCTTGTTCACCATTTCAGGAGAAGTGGACACACGGGCTATCGAAAAGAGTGCAAAGATCGGTCTGGCATTGGCTCTCAAGCCTTAGGAAATCGGTTCCTCCTTGGAGTTTAATGTGGGAGGGTAATAATAAGGTTTTATACAGCATAGAGACTTTCTTTctcatattttcaatttttccctGCCCCAACTGGAACATTGATTGATCTTTTCCGCTAAGTTTTTCAATTGGTTGCATCTGTTGGAGGTCTTGGGTTGTGAAAATGATTGACATCAACAATCAGTGTTCTTTTGCCGCTGATGTGAACTTCGCGGTAGTTTTTAAGTTCAATTGAAATCATTCACCTCAGGCTACACACTTTCAGAGGCTGTTTAACTAATTCCCCAATACAAAGCCACCTGACAACAAAAGTCGGCATTAGACCATTGTCTCAAATTGATGTCGAAAATTGTTGGTTTTGAAAGGTTTTGAGATGCCTATTGTGACCACAATGGTTCGTAGTCGGtaccaagaaagaaaaaagaaaaatgtgaataaGAAAGAGAAAGTAAAGGTGAATTACTGCAAATGAAGTGGTGCAAAAAGAGAGATGGAGAATGGAGAAGGAAAAGAGTGAAAACAGAAAAAAGGTTAAATTACCAATTGACTTTTAGGTTTGGTTACATTGCAAATTTACAATGATTTCAAAGTAGTTAATCTTGTTTCTACtagtaaatttcaattttttaaaatttgtaattaataggTATTTGATGTATTCAATATCTGAAAAAGttgattaaaatttgatctattagttatataattgaattttatgtcttaAATTACCTGgttaaataaattacaaatttacaatGGTTTAAAAATTGTCAAATTCTGTAATTAAATAGGTATTTGatatattcaatatttaaaaaagttatttattAACTGTTCtacttataaaattaaattttatgtcttaaaggaattttaaattttaaatttaatgtttaatgGATGAATTTTGGTATAAAATCGAGAAATTTAGGCCTGTTTGGTTCAATTATGTCTATGTTTCGTGAACATGTTTGGTAGGTAATTcgaattttgtttctaaaaatctttttcaaaatttgtttctaAAATCTATTTCGAATTTTGTGATCTAAATggtagaaattttgaaaataacatttttatgcTTTCTTGtatctaaaatttgaattttaaaatttaaataatcttAAAAACATTTAGAATTATAGtatatgtcatgttataaattcaattcaatttttaaaaagttaaaatatctATCATGTAATATACTATAAATTAGGTTAGATTCCGAATTCGATCCCTATAGCTAGGATAAAGTTAAAAGTTAGTTCATaggttttaaattttagattttagtttttatggtTTGATAGATcttcaattcaaattaattttaagatctAAATTTTAACTTCTTCCATGTTATAGCgaca
This genomic window from Benincasa hispida cultivar B227 chromosome 4, ASM972705v1, whole genome shotgun sequence contains:
- the LOC120076887 gene encoding mitochondrial outer membrane protein porin of 36 kDa-like, with the translated sequence MGKGPGLYSDIGKKARDLLYKDYQSDHKFTITTYTSGGVAISSTGVKKGEIFLADVSTQLKNNNITTDVKVDTNSNVHTTVTIDEPAPGLKTIFSFRVPDQRSGKVELQYQHEYAGISTGIGLTASPIVNFSGVVGNDKLSLGTDLSFDTASGNITKLNAGLSYIHSDLIAALTLNDKGDALTASYYHLVSPLSNTAVGAELSHSFSSNENTLTIGTQHALDPLTSVKARVNNYGRASALIQHEWRPKSLFTISGEVDTRAIEKSAKIGLALALKP